A region of Lagenorhynchus albirostris chromosome 20, mLagAlb1.1, whole genome shotgun sequence DNA encodes the following proteins:
- the SPATA20 gene encoding spermatogenesis-associated protein 20 isoform X3 yields MQGARAWRCRGLLLPRSAPGLAASRRGSSSQDKNRSVTVGSLVPMSAGGKGSRTNCSWSTPQKVPNRLISEKSPYLLQHAYNPVDWYPWGQEAFDKARKENKPIFLSVGYSTCHWCHLMEEESFQNEEIGRLLSEDFVSVKVDREERPDVDKAYMTFVQATSSGGGWPMSVWLTPSLQPFVGGTYFPPEDGLTRVGFRTVLMRIREQWKQNKSPLLKTSQRVTTALLARSEISMGDRQLPPSTATTNSRCFQQLDESYDEEHGGFAEAPKFPTPVILSFLFSYWLSHRLTQDGARAQQMALHTLKMMANGGIRDHVGQGFHRYSTDRQWHVPHFEKMLYDQAQLTVAYSQAFQISGDEFYSEVAKGILQYVARNLSHRSGGFYSAEDGDSPPERGMRPKEGAFYVWTAKEVQQLLPEPVLGTTEPLTSGQLLMKHYGLTEAGNVSPGQDPKGELQGQSVLTVRYSLELTAARFGLEVEAVRTLLSSGLEKLFQARKHRPKPHLDSKMLAAWNGLMVSGFAVTGAVLGQERLINYAISGAKFLKRHMFDVASGRLMRTCYAGSGGTVEHSNLPCWGFLEDYAFVVRGLLDLYEASQESAWLEWALRLQDTQDRLFWDSQGGGYFCSEAELGAGLPLRLKDDQDGAEPSANSVSAHNLLRLHGFTGHKDWMHKCVCLLAAFSERMRRVPVALPEMVRALSAHQQTLKQIVICGDPQAKDTKALLQCVHSIYIPNKVWSVLILADGDPSSFLCRQLPFLSTLRRLEDQATAYVCENQACSMPITEPCELRKLLQQ; encoded by the exons ATGCAGGGCGCGCGGGCGTGGCGATGCCGCGGCCTCTTGCTGCCCCGCTCCGCGCCGGGCCTCGCCGCAAGCCGCAG GGGTAGCTCCTCCCAGGACAAGAACCGAAGCGTGACGGTCGGTAGTTTGGTGCCCATGTcggctggagggaaggggagccGGACTAACTGCTCTTGGTCCACACCCCAGAAAGTCCCCAACCGCCTGATCAGTGAGAAGTCGCCGTACCTCCTGCAACATGCCTACAACCCTGTGGACTG GTACCCCTGGGGGCAGGAAGCCTTCGACAAGGCCAGGAAAGAAAACAAGCCAATCTTCCTTTCAG TGGGGTACTCCACCTGCCACTGGTGCCACCTGATGGAGGAGGAGTCCTTCCAGAACGAGGAGATTGGCCGCCTGCTCAGTGAGGACTTCGTCAGTGTGAAGGTTGACCGGGAAGAGCGGCCCGACGTGGACAAAGCGTATATGACCTTTGTGCAG GCCACCAGCAGTGGTGGGGGCTGGCCCATGAGTGTGTGGTTGACTCCCAGTCTCCAGCCCTTCGTGGGGGGCACCTATTTTCCCCCTGAGGATGGCTTGACCCGAGTTGGCTTCCGCACAGTGTTGATGAGGATACGGGAGCAG TGGAAACAGAACAAGAGCCCCCTGCTGAAAACCAGCCAGCGTGTCACCACAGCTCTGCTGGCCCGGTCGGAGATCAGCATGGGTGACCGCCAGCTGCCACCCTCCACTGCCACCACGAACAGCCGCTGCTTCCAGCAGCTGGATGAGAGCTACGACGAGGAGCATGGCGGCTTCGCCGAGGCCCCCAAGTTCCCCACGCCAG TGATCCTGAGCTTCCTGTTCTCCTACTGGCTCAGCCATCGGCTAACTCAGGATGGCGCTCGGGCCCAGCAGATGGCCTTGCACACCCTGAAGATGATGGCCAACGGGGGCATCCGAGACCAtgtggggcag GGCTTCCACCGCTACTCCACCGACCGCCAGTGGCACGTCCCCCACTTTGAGAAGATGCTGTACGATCAGGCACAGCTCACGGTGGCCTATTCACAGGCCTTCCAG ATCTCTGGTGATGAGTTCTACTCTGAAGTTGCCAAAGGCATCCTGCAGTACGTGGCTCGGAACCTGAGTCACCGG tcTGGAGGCTTCTACAGTGCAGAGGACGGGGACTCGCCCCCGGAGCGGGGCATGAGGCCCAAAGAGGGTGCCTTCTACGTGTGGACAGCCAAAGAGGTCCAGCAGCTCCTCCCCGAGCCCGTGCTGGGCACCACCGAGCCTCTGACCTCGGGCCAGCTCCTCATGAAGCACTATGGGCTCACGGAGGCCGGCAACGTCAGCCCTGGTCAG GACCCAAAGGGGGAGCTGCAGGGCCAGAGCGTGCTGACCGTCCGGTATTCACTGGAGCTGACTGCTGCCCGCTTTGGCCTGGAAGTGGAGGCCGTACGGACCTTACTCAGCTCAGGCCTCGAGAAGCTTTTCCAGGCCCGGAAACATCGGCCGAAGCCGCACCTGGACAGCAAGATGTTGGCGGCCTGGAACG GATTGATGGTGTCTGGCTTTGCCGTGACCGGGGCTGTCCTGGGCCAGGAGAGGCTGATCAACTACGCCATCAGTGGTGCCAAGTTCCTGAAGCGGCACATGTTTGACGTGGCCAGTGGCCGCCTAATGCGGACCTGCTATGCAGGCTCTGGGGGGACCGTGGAGCACAG CAACCTGCCCTGctggggcttcctggaggactACGCCTTCGTGGTGCGGGGCCTGCTGGACTTGTACGAGGCTTCACAGGAGAGCGCGTGGCTCGAGTGGGCTCTGCGGCTGCAGGACACGCAGGACAGGCTCTTCTGGGACTCCCAGGGTGGCGGCTACTTCTGCAGTGAGGCTGAGCTGGGGGCTGGCCTGCCCCTGCGTCTGAAGGACg ACCAGGATGGTGCGGAGCCCAGCGCCAACTCCGTGTCGGCCCATAACCTGCTTCGGCTGCACGGCTTCACGGGCCACAAGGACTGGATGCACAAGTGTGTGTGCCTATTGGCCGCCTTCTCTGAGCGCATGCGCCGTGTCCCCGTGGCGTTGCCTGAGATGGTCCGCGCCCTCTCAGCCCACCAGCAGACCCTCAAGCAG ATCGTGATCTGTGGAGACCCCCAGGCCAAGGACACCAAGGCTCTGTTGCAGTGTGTCCACTCCATCTACATCCCTAACAAGGTTTGGTCT GTGCTGATTCTGGCCGATGGGGACCCCTCGAGCTTCCTGTGCCGCCAGCTGCCCTTCCTGAGTACCCTGCGACGGCTAGAAGACCAGGCCACTGCCTACGTGTGTGAGAACCAGGCCTGCTCGATGCCCATCACCGAGCCCTGTGAACTACGGAAACTGCTACAACAGTGA
- the SPATA20 gene encoding spermatogenesis-associated protein 20 isoform X2 codes for MSHLSSPPEKHKGERKGHRLPRGSERGSSSQDKNRSVTVGSLVPMSAGGKGSRTNCSWSTPQKVPNRLISEKSPYLLQHAYNPVDWYPWGQEAFDKARKENKPIFLSVGYSTCHWCHLMEEESFQNEEIGRLLSEDFVSVKVDREERPDVDKAYMTFVQATSSGGGWPMSVWLTPSLQPFVGGTYFPPEDGLTRVGFRTVLMRIREQWKQNKSPLLKTSQRVTTALLARSEISMGDRQLPPSTATTNSRCFQQLDESYDEEHGGFAEAPKFPTPVILSFLFSYWLSHRLTQDGARAQQMALHTLKMMANGGIRDHVGQGFHRYSTDRQWHVPHFEKMLYDQAQLTVAYSQAFQISGDEFYSEVAKGILQYVARNLSHRSGGFYSAEDGDSPPERGMRPKEGAFYVWTAKEVQQLLPEPVLGTTEPLTSGQLLMKHYGLTEAGNVSPGQDPKGELQGQSVLTVRYSLELTAARFGLEVEAVRTLLSSGLEKLFQARKHRPKPHLDSKMLAAWNGLMVSGFAVTGAVLGQERLINYAISGAKFLKRHMFDVASGRLMRTCYAGSGGTVEHSNLPCWGFLEDYAFVVRGLLDLYEASQESAWLEWALRLQDTQDRLFWDSQGGGYFCSEAELGAGLPLRLKDDQDGAEPSANSVSAHNLLRLHGFTGHKDWMHKCVCLLAAFSERMRRVPVALPEMVRALSAHQQTLKQIVICGDPQAKDTKALLQCVHSIYIPNKVWSVLILADGDPSSFLCRQLPFLSTLRRLEDQATAYVCENQACSMPITEPCELRKLLQQ; via the exons ATGAGCCACCTTTCCTCACCCCCCGAAAAACACAAGGGGGAGCGCAAAGGCCACCGTCTCCCCCGTGGTTCAGAAAG GGGTAGCTCCTCCCAGGACAAGAACCGAAGCGTGACGGTCGGTAGTTTGGTGCCCATGTcggctggagggaaggggagccGGACTAACTGCTCTTGGTCCACACCCCAGAAAGTCCCCAACCGCCTGATCAGTGAGAAGTCGCCGTACCTCCTGCAACATGCCTACAACCCTGTGGACTG GTACCCCTGGGGGCAGGAAGCCTTCGACAAGGCCAGGAAAGAAAACAAGCCAATCTTCCTTTCAG TGGGGTACTCCACCTGCCACTGGTGCCACCTGATGGAGGAGGAGTCCTTCCAGAACGAGGAGATTGGCCGCCTGCTCAGTGAGGACTTCGTCAGTGTGAAGGTTGACCGGGAAGAGCGGCCCGACGTGGACAAAGCGTATATGACCTTTGTGCAG GCCACCAGCAGTGGTGGGGGCTGGCCCATGAGTGTGTGGTTGACTCCCAGTCTCCAGCCCTTCGTGGGGGGCACCTATTTTCCCCCTGAGGATGGCTTGACCCGAGTTGGCTTCCGCACAGTGTTGATGAGGATACGGGAGCAG TGGAAACAGAACAAGAGCCCCCTGCTGAAAACCAGCCAGCGTGTCACCACAGCTCTGCTGGCCCGGTCGGAGATCAGCATGGGTGACCGCCAGCTGCCACCCTCCACTGCCACCACGAACAGCCGCTGCTTCCAGCAGCTGGATGAGAGCTACGACGAGGAGCATGGCGGCTTCGCCGAGGCCCCCAAGTTCCCCACGCCAG TGATCCTGAGCTTCCTGTTCTCCTACTGGCTCAGCCATCGGCTAACTCAGGATGGCGCTCGGGCCCAGCAGATGGCCTTGCACACCCTGAAGATGATGGCCAACGGGGGCATCCGAGACCAtgtggggcag GGCTTCCACCGCTACTCCACCGACCGCCAGTGGCACGTCCCCCACTTTGAGAAGATGCTGTACGATCAGGCACAGCTCACGGTGGCCTATTCACAGGCCTTCCAG ATCTCTGGTGATGAGTTCTACTCTGAAGTTGCCAAAGGCATCCTGCAGTACGTGGCTCGGAACCTGAGTCACCGG tcTGGAGGCTTCTACAGTGCAGAGGACGGGGACTCGCCCCCGGAGCGGGGCATGAGGCCCAAAGAGGGTGCCTTCTACGTGTGGACAGCCAAAGAGGTCCAGCAGCTCCTCCCCGAGCCCGTGCTGGGCACCACCGAGCCTCTGACCTCGGGCCAGCTCCTCATGAAGCACTATGGGCTCACGGAGGCCGGCAACGTCAGCCCTGGTCAG GACCCAAAGGGGGAGCTGCAGGGCCAGAGCGTGCTGACCGTCCGGTATTCACTGGAGCTGACTGCTGCCCGCTTTGGCCTGGAAGTGGAGGCCGTACGGACCTTACTCAGCTCAGGCCTCGAGAAGCTTTTCCAGGCCCGGAAACATCGGCCGAAGCCGCACCTGGACAGCAAGATGTTGGCGGCCTGGAACG GATTGATGGTGTCTGGCTTTGCCGTGACCGGGGCTGTCCTGGGCCAGGAGAGGCTGATCAACTACGCCATCAGTGGTGCCAAGTTCCTGAAGCGGCACATGTTTGACGTGGCCAGTGGCCGCCTAATGCGGACCTGCTATGCAGGCTCTGGGGGGACCGTGGAGCACAG CAACCTGCCCTGctggggcttcctggaggactACGCCTTCGTGGTGCGGGGCCTGCTGGACTTGTACGAGGCTTCACAGGAGAGCGCGTGGCTCGAGTGGGCTCTGCGGCTGCAGGACACGCAGGACAGGCTCTTCTGGGACTCCCAGGGTGGCGGCTACTTCTGCAGTGAGGCTGAGCTGGGGGCTGGCCTGCCCCTGCGTCTGAAGGACg ACCAGGATGGTGCGGAGCCCAGCGCCAACTCCGTGTCGGCCCATAACCTGCTTCGGCTGCACGGCTTCACGGGCCACAAGGACTGGATGCACAAGTGTGTGTGCCTATTGGCCGCCTTCTCTGAGCGCATGCGCCGTGTCCCCGTGGCGTTGCCTGAGATGGTCCGCGCCCTCTCAGCCCACCAGCAGACCCTCAAGCAG ATCGTGATCTGTGGAGACCCCCAGGCCAAGGACACCAAGGCTCTGTTGCAGTGTGTCCACTCCATCTACATCCCTAACAAGGTTTGGTCT GTGCTGATTCTGGCCGATGGGGACCCCTCGAGCTTCCTGTGCCGCCAGCTGCCCTTCCTGAGTACCCTGCGACGGCTAGAAGACCAGGCCACTGCCTACGTGTGTGAGAACCAGGCCTGCTCGATGCCCATCACCGAGCCCTGTGAACTACGGAAACTGCTACAACAGTGA